The Marinitoga litoralis genomic sequence TTGGAAGTCTTCATTTTGTTCTAAAAGTTATTGTCTTTTAACAGTGGGCGGTGCTCCATTAGAAATTCTTAAAGAGTATATAAAATCTCAAGGAAGTGATAAAAATGCTTCAAACTTACAAATTTCGCATTTACCCTACGAACGAACAAAAAGAAAAATTAAATAAGCATTTTGGTTCTA encodes the following:
- a CDS encoding helix-turn-helix domain-containing protein, whose amino-acid sequence is MLQTYKFRIYPTNEQKEKLNKHFGS